Proteins co-encoded in one Chionomys nivalis chromosome 6, mChiNiv1.1, whole genome shotgun sequence genomic window:
- the LOC130875680 gene encoding LOW QUALITY PROTEIN: prolyl-tRNA synthetase associated domain-containing protein 1-like (The sequence of the model RefSeq protein was modified relative to this genomic sequence to represent the inferred CDS: inserted 2 bases in 1 codon) has protein sequence MRTPAEAPPRPGSCDTSGQAPLSAFGRRGKTAPPELWAVLEQRFGPLTILTELVWHSEVFTVEEMMLHIQYLKGAHSRKKKKNYWLVAVLHDRQXLNDLGKQLGVGSGNLRFADETAMLEKVKAGQGCATPWHSSVMIEMVKFVQDSAFSEGHEEVYFHPVTNAATMELSPEDLLIFVNATGHDPIILNFD, from the exons ATGCGCA CGCCGGCGGAGGCACCGCCACGCCCCGGAAGTTGCGACACTTCCGGGCAGGCGCCTCTGTCAGCCTTCGGGCGTAGGGGAAAAACGGCGCCGCCTGAGCTGTGGGCGGTGCTAGAGCAGAGGTTCGGCCCCCTCACCATCCTCACCGAGCTCGTGTGGCACTCCGAG GTGTTTACAGTAGAAGAAATGATGCTTCATATTCAATATTTGAAAGGAGCACACagtaggaaaaagaagaaaaactactGGCTGGTAGCAGTTCTTCATGACAGACA ATTAAATGATCTTGGCAAGCAGTTAGGAGTTGGGAGTGGTAATCTTCGGTTTGCTGATGAAACAGCCATGCTAGAAAAAGTGAAAGCTGGTCAAGGCTGTGCCACACCTTGGCACTCTTCTGTGATGATAGAGATGGTTAAGTTTGTTCAGGATTCAGCATTTTCGGAAGGACATGAAGAAGTATACTTCCATCCAGTGACTAATGCTGCAACCATGGAATTGAGTCCTGAAGACTTGCTCATATTTGTGAATGCTACAGGACATGATCCCATAATTCTAAACTTCGATTAA